From the Anopheles stephensi strain Indian chromosome X, UCI_ANSTEP_V1.0, whole genome shotgun sequence genome, the window GCCTGTCGCTGCCAGCGAAAGTAAGGTGCAAAGTAACATCGTGGAAGGTTTGAAGCTAGCGTACGATGCGCCTGTTGTGGAGGAGAACGCACCCCAAGTAACGACTGATGACGATGTCAGCCTGGATCAGCTGATGGCCCAGATGTCTGGCATGTGTAAGAAGGAGTGAAGCTTAGCCTTTTTGGTTCCCGGGTTcgttgagaagaaaaaaaaacccacacacataccctATTTTAAGATAAAGACACTTGTTAGCAGCTTATAAAACTCCCTGGGAAACTGGGATTAGTTATGGCAATTTTGTATTCAAAAAcgtaattaataaaatattgtgaTCAACGATATTATCGTGCTCGCTTGGGCAAAACCCGGAACCGCATCATCACTCAAACTACTCTACGTCCAATCAACTTCCTCCACGGCGCCAGTGGCCTCCTTCAGCTTCATCAAATCGTCAAAAACAGCCTCGCCGGAGCAGTAGCTCGGATCCTTGAAAAAAGAAATCGACTCAACTACTCTCGTTACCAGAGCTAATACCGAcctgcaacaactcaccaaccaATCAGCTTCTACCGATCATCCAATTCAACTGCATGGAAATATTTCACAGGTATCCCGTACGTAAGACTTActtctttactacgggtaaaattaagtcacagaaagccagaaatggcaggccgagacctctcgaggttgtagtgccaaggaagatgaAGTAGAAAGTCATTGTACACCTACCATAGACACtgggaaaaccaaaaaaaagtagCCACATCGCCAATAACCCCTTTACGCACCTGATCCACATCAAATACAAGCATCATCACCATATCAACCCAGAGCGGGGCTCTGTTAATCAAGAGACAGCCTTCCTGTGGGATCGATTCTACCCTCGATAGCCTTTCTTCCTGCTATCGACGAAGGACTCTGACAAACCGACTAAATCAAAGTCATCTTCACCAAATAGTGTCAAGTGTTCTGATCTCGAAAATAACATCTAAAAGACTCCAGCTCCTTGACGACATCCTTTCATTACCTGTCAAAAGTTTCCTGTTGAATTCTGAGTCATTCCAGAGTTAATGGCACCGAGAAAGACGACTGGATGGTCTTGATACTTTCACGCCAAGATGCTACTCGCTTCATCAAGGAAATAGTCGACCAACACTAGACCACTTCCTGTGGCACACAGCGGCCGATGAAGTAGAAACCTTAGACGGATTGGAATTGAAGGGCCCCTATCAGGTCGAGTTTCGAGTATTCAGATCTGCTGGTAGATTAGCTCTCGAAGTCTTAGAGAGGCTTATTCTCTGATGCGATTCTCCTAATACGAGGCTCCTGAAATGAGGTCCCCAACGCGAGGTCTTTAGTACGGGACACCTCCTAGTAGGCTTCTTATTCCTCTCCACGAAACGTCGCTCAATAGATCACATCATAGCCCCATGGGACGATCCCGAGTTGTGCCCTCCaccaacgagtcctttcccgcTAGTAGCTAAGCAGAGGTGAAAGATGTCTaagagacccaaagcctctacaCATCAAATAGGTGCTCTCCGGCGAGTAGTGTCTGCTGAGTGGAAGTATCGAAACACGTgtatatgatttgtttttttttttttatttgatcttGTTttatcacacacatacaaatatTTGTCAATACATGCTATATACATACACAAACATATGCGCTCTTAAATTAGATACATATTTATGTATGCATATATCTATACACATATGAATATATCTATATATGAATAACAATCGCTTACTTTCCCcttaattacaaaaaaaaaatggttgcaaatagaacagaaaaaaaactacagcTTCATACGCCCTCTGCCTGTGTGAACAACTGTCTGTCTTCCGGCAAAGCAGCCGCAGCAAAGCAAATTTccaccaattttttttttttgtttcctgtgGGTTCTGGGGAggcctttttttgcttgtctTCGCAAAAGAataaagaagaacaaaaagggaaaaaaaacaaccctacAACAACCACCAACCTTTGCGAAGATCCGAGGGCGTTACTgttctatttttgttgttgttatgagTAAAAGATGATTTAAGTTTAATTTCTCCGAATTAAATCccatttgaaaatattttaaaatcaaaaagCACAAACGCAAACACCACGAAGATTTTCAAGCGATCCAAGGCGTGCCTGGTCCTCAACCACCCGATATGACTTGGCCACAATCAACATGTCTGCCTCTAGTCTGCCGATTGAATGGTATCGTCCGGCAGGCGCCATCAAGCAGGCAGGAAGCTCCCGTGGAACGTTTTTCGTGTGGTCCGATCCTTACAGCGCCTTTGCCTTGCGCTGGCGTGGCTCCAGACGGATCTGGAAGCCTTCCTCCCGCTTCAGGATGATGTCGGCCTGTAGCTTGAAGTCTTCCTCCTTCAGGTCGGAATGGACGCGGAAGTTACGGAGGATGGTGGAGAGAATGATTTTCAGCTTCAGCATCGCGTACTTGCGCCCTGGAAGATAGCAAAGCGTAGTGGTTAGTATAGAGCGAAACCACTGCCGCTCTGGAGCAGTTGCGCGTGGGTCTTCGCACTTACCAACACAACTCCTTGGACCGGCCGAGAATGGTACGAACGCGTAGTAATGGCGGTTGGCTTGCTTTTCCGGCAGGAAGTTGTCCGGATCGAACACGTCCGGGTTGGGATAGATCGATTCCAGCCGGTGCAGCTTGAAGGTCGCCACCGTGATGGTAGCGCCCGCCGGCACCACCAGATCGCTCGACGCCAGCTTCAGATCCTGCTTGAGCGAACGGGCAATGATCGGTACCGGCGGATACATGCGCAGCGTCTCCATCAGGCACCGTTCGAGATACTTCATCTCGAGCGTGTCCTGGAACGTGGCCGGACGGTCCGAATCGCCGAAGATGTCATCCAGCTCCTGGATCACCTTATCCTGGATGTGCTGATGTACGCCCATCATCGACAGGAAGAAGCTACTGCCCGCAGCCGTCGTATCGTGCCCTTCGAACATAATCGTATCGACCTGATTCTTGATCTCCTCATCCGAGATGAGCGCCCCGTTCTCCGCACTCTCCAGCAGCAGATCCAGGAACGCTAGACGCTTCTTTTCGCCCACATCATTCTCCTCGACGTCCAGATCGTCCTTCAGGTTGGCGGACTGTCCAAACGACAGACCCTCCACCGTGCTCGTTTTGCCGGCATCGCTCTTAGGCTTCTCGGCGATTTCAGACGTGTTGATCGAGGTGGTCGCCAGCGAACCGCGCGTACCCTTATCGAAGGCAGCCTTCTTGTTGCGGATCACCTTCTTCGTCAGGCTGTGGATGGTGTCGAGCAGCTTCACCTGCTTCTTCGCGTACTGCGTCAGGTTGAAGAATAGGTCCGGGTACAGCCACATCTTACGATGGCGCAGATGCAGAATGTCGCACATCTTCATCACCGCCATCGCGTAGTCGTAGCCGGACTGATCCTGCGTCTTCTTCGACACTCCCATGGCAGTTTCTGTAACGATAAGGCGATGCGTTAGAAGGCATATGCATATACCGCGAACGGGAAGCTATAAAATACACCGAGAAATGTGTTCAGGTGATCCGAACTGCCGACGGATTAGCCGGTGCTCAAAACATTCCTATGTCGCGCTTGACATTTGCGACAGACAGTTCAGGCTGAGCTCGCATGCAGATTAACCGGTaatgaaacataaattaaCTAGCCACCCCTCGGGTCGGCTATCGCTTCATTGAGCAGTATGCATCGATTCTAGCGAATGACATGCACGCATATTCAAATACGATCTGTATCTGTACTAGCCGGTTTCTTCAAGTTCTTCCGTCTCGTTGCGTCTGGCTGCTTCGCATAGCAGCTAGGGTGTACAGTGAATTCCACGGTGACAATTCTTCGGCACCAAGGCACCGTTTCTAGAACTATTAACGCCGACGGTTCGACGTTGTAAATCATACACGTAGAAATCCTGTATCCAACATTCTCCAGCCGAGATCGGGAGAGCTCATCAAGATGGCGCTAGGCCTGCGCTAGTAATGCACGGTTGCAAAATCTACGTTGGTCCGCAGGTTGGACGATCGACACCAATTTCTCGTTTTTCGCAGCATCAGAACGGCTTCCACCATGAGAACCGTGGGCCGAAAGCAAATATTTTGTTACATTAGGTACGGTGACGCAACGCACCTCACTTTGCCATTGCATCGGCATAGGGTATTCCCTTCGGTCGCGCCATTTGCGACGTTTTATCTGCCTGCCGGGCGCACTCGTATGCAATCGCCGTGTTGCGCTATTGCAATCGGCGAGTGCTATTGCGGGAAAACTGGTTTTAATGCACCCCAAGCTATTTTTCAGCTTgcaaacgaaaaggaaaatgacACGGCCATCGTTACCTGCGGGTACCTTGCTGGTAGGAGTGACCGACACGTCACGAACAGGAAAATCGAAGCGAGAGTGAAACATGGAAAGACTGGTATTGAAAGAAAGCGGGGCTGATTAGGGAATATAGGGGGGCCCGATTGCAGCGATCGTGTTCTGTGCGGTAGCGCAACTTTCAATTGCCCTAGTGCCTCGGTGGCTTACTTTCGGTCCAACCGCTTTTAGAGGAGATCTTTGAGCAACCattatcatcaccatcgcaTTCGGTGACGGTAATGGCGACAGCTGACTACCAGCGAACATGACGCCATTAGACTGTTTTCTATTATGCAACGCCCGTCTTGTGTGTTGGTGGGATATGTAGGAGTTTCGAAATGGTGGTTTTTGGTGGGACAAATCAATTTTGGAATCGGAATTTTTAACATCAGCAGAAGTCCTCGAATATGCCGAACTTCAGGAGTATGTGAATACTGAACGAAGTTCTTTAACATCTGCAGAAGTCCTCAAAGATCCTGAGTAGAATCCTCGAATATCCCGAACTTCAAGTGTATGTGATTCTCGTCCGGATCTTTTAGCATCTTCAAAAGTCCTCAAATATCCCGAACTTCATGTGTTTGTGAAAATGATATCCTCACCCTTAAAAACGATACGAATACTTAGCATCCAGTGTACTTACCGAGCAGAATTTCTACCGTACATTCGCTCATGTAGTCGTGACAGTCGAAGGCTTTGCCGTTCTCCTTCAGCATCTTCTTCACCACGAGACGGGAGTTTTCGTTGAACAGATCGATGAAGCTCTTCAGCACGTTCAGATGGAAGGTCGGTGCAATAAGCTTGCGATGCTGACGCCATTTGTGTCCTGATGGGGGAGAGCAGAATATTTGGGTAAGCGAAAAATGAtgctgaatgtttttttttttgtttttggccagCGAAATGGCGCGTGCAGCTTGCGTGACACGAAATCATTACGATCACTTATATCCTAATAAATGAACGTAGCTTGTGTAACGAACAGCGCGCTGTCCACGCATATATAATTGTTCGCCTAGATGTGGATATCGCACGGCTACAATAATCGCATCCGCCATCGGTTCCCCTAGTGGCGGCCGGCGTGACGTGCGCGACGTTGGCGTTTGCTACCGGTGACATCGAGTAATGCTGTTACGAGCGTGCGGAGATACGCCTAAGCCGAGCGGAATTTCGAGGAAAGCATCGAAGGCGATGGTTTGCCGCCGGCCATTGCGATAATGGTCGCTTCCGGTGCTCCGGCCGGGGCATAAGAATAGGGGTCTGCCCTGTGCGCCATTATCGAGCGTCGGATTCGTTCACCGGGCATCTGTATGCAAATCTAGTCATCGCGTTCCGTGTCAATTGGTTTTCGTGGCCTTTCGTGGGCAGCGGGCACGCCGCCGTGCGACGacgtacttttttttttattaacgtACTTACCGGTGCTGATGAGCAGTCCGTTACCCAGCCAGGGCTTGAAGAAGCGGTATTCGGGCGATTTGTCGATGTACACATGGCTGCTCAGGAGCAGTTCGACATCGCGCGGGTCCACCAGAAAGACGATCAGCTTCGGTCCGATCCAAATTTTAATCACCTCGTTATAGTCCTTGCCCTTCTCGATAATTGTACGGAACACGGCTTTGGgaatgggagagagagagagagagaagacgAGCAATTGCTAGAATTTGTGGATCAAGCGTCAAATCGTTCACAACGCAAGTCGTCCGAATATCGCCCAACGCCCAACGAATGTCTAGAACTTTCGGGCATTCGGGACTTTTTACTTTCCAAATATCTGCAAACGACTCAGATCTGCCCTCGGTCGGCGGTTCTTGCCTTCCTAACAGCCTGCGTCACATATATCGCGTGGGTCAATCACCCTCGCTCTTTGATTAGGGCTGATTGGGGTTACTGGGGataacaaaaacgaaacgctAACGCTTCCGCTTCGCAAGAATTAAAGAAGATGAAGCAAAAGGAATGGGATATCGGGCGAGATATGGCAGGCGAGCAGCAAACCCACCTCTTCGGTTGGTCGGTCTAAGTGCTTTCAATTTATGCCGTTTCCTCCATTTGTTTGCCGCAGCAATACGCAGCCGCTGGCCTGACCAGAAACTAGGACTTCGAGAAGTTTCGAAGGAGACGAGAGCGGGTCCGTTGCTCAAGAATTGTTGACTACTAGCTATTAGGCTGCTTGATGTACAAGGGTGTAGTACATCAGGTAGCAAGTTATTTGACTTTCTGAAGTAAAGTTGAGCAATGCTTCCAAGAATAGCCAAACGTTGGATGACTTCAAAGTACACTCGATTACTTACAGTGCGAACTGCCCACCAGATCGAGTGCGTTGCCTAGCAGCGGGAGTCCTTTCGGTCCGGGTATCTTTTCCGCCAGCTCTAGCATGTGGCGGCGCGATAGCCGCCAGTAGAAGAACCACAACAGCAGGGCAGGACCGAGCAGGAAGTAGAACATGTTGATTGGTGAGATGATGTTGGCATTGCTGTTGAGGCCATCTGCCTGCGCTATCGTGGCGGACATTTTGCAGAACGTTTGATCGAAGTTTTGGGCGGGAAGATGGCGGCCGATACACTACACGCTGTTAACGAACGCTACACGTCAATCTTCCAGTCCCGGTTTCGATAGTGAACACTATCACTAGTGGCTATTTAGCAAACAGGCACAGACACACTGAGCACCACTGCACGCATCACATACTATAACTTGGCGCGTATTGGGATATTGCCTTCAAGTTCACAGTTCAACAGTTCACATCCACCGTGAAGGTGTTTGGAGTTCTAGTaggattttgttgttgcaccaAATGATATCCCAAACAGGAGCAAGATCTCCACAGAACACTCACAGGTAACACTTGTCGTAATCCGTGTTTGCGGTTGTCTAAGAAATGCAACCGCGATAGAAGGACAGGTCGAGCGAAGAGCGTATTAAGAAGGTGAAGGCGACCGTTCGACGGAATGGAAGCTCACGGTGAAGCTCGGAGCCGTTAGCTGTTGTCGCTGTGCCCGGACCACTGCAACTGACTGACGGATGgtcttttaaatttgtttttatagTCGGCATAATTTTGCTTGCCTGAACTGACTGAAACCGCGTGCTACGCGCACGGCACCGGAGGGGACCCGGCGGCGTCGGAAACCGCGATCCGGCGGACGGGTCGCTCGCAACGGCGTTGGATGTGCGCGACATACgcgacactcacacacacacacacggggctAGGAGATTGTGTCGTTACGGTCGGCCAACGGAGGGTCCGTACGGTGGGGCAGCGCACCGATGGTGGACTTCCCTTTCCATCCATACACACAATTCGGCACGTACATGTGCACTCACACTAGTGCCCGCGATCCCATGTACCCAGACGACGTGTGGCCAGCCGACAGCAATCTGCAACCTAATCCCCCCCTCTATTTCTTTGCCTCTTCCCTTTTCCTGGCGCTGCATCCGTACAATTTCGCGGCAAGGTATTAGGTCATCCCGTTCGTGTACGGTTGTCACCGTGCGGTACATTGGGAAGAATACTGGCTTCCTTGTTCTATTTCGGCGTGTTTGGAACACGACCGATCCTTCCAAAAATGCTGGGTGAGGTCTTAGTTGATAGAATCCTGATTTTTGATAACCTCAAAACAGGGTTTGTCAGATACTTTGTCGAAGTCTACAGAATCTGACACGAAAAGAAAGATATTCCTTATCTCTAAACTCAGAACTCTAGTCAAGAATGCTATCCTGGGGTTTAGATTACTACAAGGCCTCCATCCGATCCAGATAACAAGGAATCTTTGATTGGACGAACCTACTTTGATCCTCAAATTTTGGCGAATTCTAGGAATTCTAACTAACATAaccttaaaaattaaatagcgaagaaaacaaatatattttaaactaaatgACTTAGTTTGCGATGGACTTCATTCGAAACTTTGTCCCTTTGAGAGACCCAACAGATGAATTACGGAAGAGTATCTAGTAGCTACATCCACATAAACGCCGCTCTGCGTACATCCGCACCGACAACCTGCGGATAATGTCCGGTCGCTCTTCGTCAGGGTaattgttttccctttcgggCCCCGTAAGGGGTTcaattagaataattaaattatgtaACATCGTCGTATGTCGCACGGGTCCTCGCCGGTGCGTGCAGACACCATTTAGATGATCGCTTAGAGCCAAAATGTGAGATGCGTGAGCCGGCGCGTAATACAGTGCACGTAgcagttgtgttgtttttgcatCGCCGTGGACTTGTTGATCGAAAAGCGTGACCAAGATGGATCGTGCATCACGAGCTGGTAGAAAAGCGGAAGACTGTACGGATGTTTGCGTTGAAGTTCGGCAAGTTTTTGTTGGGCCCAAAACCCGGATATTCTTGATGATGTTCAGTGATTGGTATGCTGAAAGCGTTACTTGTTAGAATGCTAAATGTCGATCATATAGTCTAGAGATTAGTCCTAAGTGCCTTGGCGATTTGAACACCAACTATGTCCTTGAAGAGGTCAAACTCTTCTCATCTCAGAGTTTGCGGATGTCTCCATCCTGAGCAGATAGATCGAAATCCAAGGGTATctcgctcgaaaaaaaaaaactgataccAGTCGAAGTTTTGGTCCGAACGTGATAAAACGATGCTCATATAAAGGGACCGGTCATGGCGTTTGGAGTCAACTCTCGGAGTGCCTACTAAACTGCTTGAGTTTggtaggatttttttattggtgCAACATTGGTCCTCATCCGGCCGATGACCCTTTCGGTCGAAGCTCGGTCCGGTATCGGCGAAAACCCCTTACCACCCGAAGAAGGGAAAACTTCGCGAAAActtgcacgtgtgtgtgcgttgatgCCGAGTCGGCCGAGGCGCGGGTCCAGCGTCGTAAAGATCGGGTTAGccggtttgtttcgttttgtcgCCAGCAGGTCGTGCAAATTGCATCTCCCGATCGTTGCCGTTGCATCAGTGCGTGGTCTTGCGCCAGGGTGGTGTGTTTGATGCAATTTCTTTCGCACAATTTCTCAATCTCAAGCAGCCTCCGCTTTGCATGGAGTTCGCGTTCCAGCGTAGATATTAgtaaccaccaccagcac encodes:
- the LOC118504808 gene encoding cytochrome P450 4g15; this encodes MSATIAQADGLNSNANIISPINMFYFLLGPALLLWFFYWRLSRRHMLELAEKIPGPKGLPLLGNALDLVGSSHSVFRTIIEKGKDYNEVIKIWIGPKLIVFLVDPRDVELLLSSHVYIDKSPEYRFFKPWLGNGLLISTGHKWRQHRKLIAPTFHLNVLKSFIDLFNENSRLVVKKMLKENGKAFDCHDYMSECTVEILLETAMGVSKKTQDQSGYDYAMAVMKMCDILHLRHRKMWLYPDLFFNLTQYAKKQVKLLDTIHSLTKKVIRNKKAAFDKGTRGSLATTSINTSEIAEKPKSDAGKTSTVEGLSFGQSANLKDDLDVEENDVGEKKRLAFLDLLLESAENGALISDEEIKNQVDTIMFEGHDTTAAGSSFFLSMMGVHQHIQDKVIQELDDIFGDSDRPATFQDTLEMKYLERCLMETLRMYPPVPIIARSLKQDLKLASSDLVVPAGATITVATFKLHRLESIYPNPDVFDPDNFLPEKQANRHYYAFVPFSAGPRSCVGRKYAMLKLKIILSTILRNFRVHSDLKEEDFKLQADIILKREEGFQIRLEPRQRKAKAL